One window from the genome of Deinococcus sp. NW-56 encodes:
- the plsX gene encoding phosphate acyltransferase PlsX, whose product MNAEPGTPKTTLPIALDAVGGDHGAVPNVEGAVQAARAGVPVLLVGPRVALHAELGKHPGSASLPLDVVDAPDVIGMDEHASDVRSRTGASINVCTRLVKEGKAAAAVSMGHSGATMASALLTLGRVKGVDRPAILTHLPSQKGFVTLLDVGANADVKAAYLAQWARLATVYLRVVEDRENPTVGLLSIGEEAHKGSQLVLEAHGLLRELHGHGITFHGNVEGRDLFHGTTDIVVTDGFTGNVVLKLAEGEAKVLFGWVREALGGSLKTKVGGLLVRPALRGLAERMDPSTYGASILIGVRGLAFIGHGSADARAVKNALLRAARAHEADLIARLEAALAPA is encoded by the coding sequence ATGAACGCTGAGCCGGGCACCCCGAAGACCACCCTGCCCATCGCCCTCGACGCGGTGGGCGGGGACCACGGGGCCGTGCCGAATGTGGAGGGCGCGGTGCAGGCCGCCCGCGCGGGGGTGCCCGTGCTGCTCGTCGGGCCGCGGGTAGCGCTGCATGCCGAACTCGGCAAGCACCCTGGCAGCGCCAGCCTGCCGCTGGACGTGGTCGACGCACCCGATGTGATCGGCATGGACGAGCACGCCTCCGACGTGCGGAGCCGCACGGGGGCGAGCATCAACGTCTGCACCCGGCTGGTGAAGGAGGGGAAGGCCGCCGCCGCCGTCAGCATGGGCCACAGCGGGGCGACGATGGCCTCGGCGCTGCTGACGCTGGGGCGCGTGAAGGGGGTGGACCGCCCGGCCATCCTGACGCACCTCCCCAGTCAGAAGGGCTTCGTGACCCTGCTGGACGTGGGTGCGAACGCGGACGTGAAGGCGGCGTACCTCGCGCAGTGGGCGCGGCTGGCGACCGTGTACCTGCGGGTGGTGGAAGACCGCGAGAACCCCACGGTGGGCCTGCTCTCCATCGGGGAGGAAGCCCACAAGGGCAGCCAGCTCGTGCTGGAGGCGCATGGTCTGCTGCGCGAGCTGCACGGCCACGGCATCACCTTCCACGGCAACGTGGAGGGCCGCGACCTCTTCCATGGGACCACCGACATCGTGGTGACCGACGGCTTTACCGGCAACGTGGTCCTCAAGCTCGCGGAGGGCGAGGCCAAGGTCCTCTTCGGGTGGGTGCGTGAGGCGCTGGGGGGCAGCCTGAAGACCAAGGTGGGCGGCCTGCTGGTGCGCCCAGCGCTGCGGGGGCTGGCCGAGCGGATGGACCCCAGCACCTACGGAGCAAGCATCCTAATCGGGGTGCGGGGGCTGGCCTTCATCGGCCACGGCAGCGCCGACGCCCGCGCGGTCAAGAATGCCCTGCTGCGGGCCGCCCGCGCCCACGAGGCCGACCTGATTGCCCGGCTGGAGGCGGCGCTGGCCCCGGCCTGA
- a CDS encoding DNA-directed RNA polymerase subunit alpha → MDQKRPQLKARVDGDYGEFVLEPLARGYGVTIGNPIRRILMSSIPGTAVTSVYIEDVLHEFSTIPGVKEDVIRIILNLKELVVKFHAPGPKTLTLRAQGEGVVRASAFEVPSDAEIVNPDLPIATLAEDGKLVMEVRVEEGEGYVPADKHSTKDRINSIPVDAVFSPVRRVAYHVENTRVGQQTDLDRLILRVWTDGSVGPQDTLDKAVEILRDELTVFGNVETLPAAPELTPAYTPAAPVAVATPELPRMPDLDPGSYPAGDLDTPRVTLEGLGLTTRVLHSLKEEGIDSVDALCALSDRDLKKVPGIGERSLDEIKQQLAQFGLALRD, encoded by the coding sequence GTGGATCAAAAGCGCCCTCAACTCAAGGCCCGCGTCGACGGCGATTACGGCGAGTTCGTGCTCGAACCGCTCGCGCGCGGCTACGGCGTCACCATCGGGAATCCCATCCGGCGCATCCTGATGTCCTCGATCCCCGGCACCGCCGTGACGAGCGTGTACATCGAGGATGTCCTCCATGAGTTTTCGACCATCCCCGGCGTCAAGGAAGACGTCATCCGGATCATTCTGAACCTCAAGGAACTCGTCGTGAAGTTCCACGCCCCCGGCCCCAAGACCCTGACCCTGCGGGCGCAGGGCGAGGGCGTGGTGCGGGCGAGCGCCTTCGAGGTGCCCAGTGACGCCGAGATCGTCAACCCCGACCTCCCCATCGCCACGCTCGCCGAAGACGGCAAGCTGGTAATGGAGGTGCGCGTCGAGGAAGGCGAGGGGTATGTCCCCGCCGACAAGCACTCCACCAAGGACCGCATCAACTCGATCCCGGTGGACGCCGTGTTCTCGCCGGTGCGCCGGGTGGCCTACCACGTGGAGAACACCCGCGTGGGCCAGCAGACCGACCTGGACCGCCTGATCCTGCGCGTCTGGACCGACGGCAGCGTCGGCCCCCAGGACACGCTGGACAAGGCCGTCGAGATTCTGCGCGACGAGCTGACGGTGTTCGGCAACGTGGAAACGCTGCCCGCCGCTCCCGAGCTGACCCCGGCCTACACGCCGGCGGCCCCGGTGGCGGTGGCGACGCCTGAACTGCCCCGGATGCCCGACCTCGACCCCGGCTCGTACCCGGCGGGCGACCTCGATACGCCCCGCGTGACCCTCGAAGGCCTGGGCCTGACCACCCGCGTGCTGCACTCCCTCAAGGAGGAAGGCATCGACAGCGTGGACGCCCTGTGTGCGCTGAGCGACCGCGACCTGAAGAAGGTGCCCGGCATCGGCGAGCGCAGCCTCGACGAGATCAAGCAGCAGCTCGCGCAGTTCGGCCTCGCCCTGCGTGACTAA
- a CDS encoding DUF309 domain-containing protein — protein MTGEGQEHLREGARLFDAGKWWEAHEAWEVPWRTATGVERDFLQALILLAAALHKRWHHGSLTHRNFHKAEGYLGRLPDTYGGVDLRRLRSEVWAALHDPAGRPQLGLEQGPVC, from the coding sequence ATGACCGGGGAAGGGCAGGAGCATCTGCGCGAGGGCGCCCGGCTCTTCGACGCGGGCAAGTGGTGGGAGGCCCACGAGGCCTGGGAGGTGCCGTGGCGCACGGCGACGGGGGTGGAGCGCGACTTCCTGCAAGCGTTGATCCTGCTCGCCGCCGCCCTGCACAAGCGCTGGCACCACGGCAGCTTGACCCACCGCAACTTCCACAAAGCGGAGGGGTACCTGGGGCGCCTCCCCGACACCTACGGCGGGGTGGACCTGCGGCGGCTGCGCTCGGAGGTGTGGGCCGCGCTGCACGACCCGGCCGGGCGGCCACAGCTTGGGCTGGAGCAGGGTCCCGTATGCTGA
- a CDS encoding NYN domain-containing protein, producing MTERIALFIDGANVYAAARRLGWNFDHRKILEHFRAGATLHNAFYYTAVPAHPDDKQKRFVDALTYMGYTVRTRPLREVTDEHGETQRRASLDIFLVTDLLTTADRYDTAILLTGDGDFERPVEVLRARGKRVVVASIPEMTSYELRNAADEYVDLSALRPEVERPGYRLPSEGRAEAGSRPFYVTAALTEPDER from the coding sequence ATGACCGAACGCATTGCCCTCTTTATTGACGGGGCCAACGTCTACGCGGCGGCCCGCCGCCTGGGTTGGAACTTCGACCACCGCAAGATTCTGGAGCACTTCCGCGCGGGCGCCACCCTCCACAACGCCTTCTATTACACCGCCGTGCCCGCCCACCCCGACGACAAGCAAAAGCGCTTCGTGGACGCCCTGACCTACATGGGCTATACGGTCCGCACCCGCCCGCTGCGCGAGGTCACCGACGAGCACGGCGAGACGCAGCGCCGCGCCAGCCTCGACATCTTTCTGGTGACCGACTTGCTGACCACGGCCGACCGCTATGACACCGCCATCCTGCTGACCGGCGACGGCGACTTCGAGCGCCCGGTCGAGGTGCTGCGGGCGCGGGGCAAGCGGGTGGTCGTGGCGAGCATTCCCGAGATGACGAGCTACGAGTTGCGAAATGCCGCCGACGAGTACGTGGACCTCTCGGCCCTGCGCCCCGAGGTGGAGCGCCCCGGCTACCGTCTGCCCAGCGAGGGCCGCGCCGAAGCCGGAAGCCGCCCCTTTTACGTCACGGCTGCGCTGACGGAGCCGGATGAACGCTGA
- a CDS encoding alpha/beta hydrolase, whose product MTPTLVIVPGLGDSGPGHWQTLWERQFGAARVRQDDPEQPTPEAWSARLQEVVEATPGELVLVGHSCGVLTIVHWARLYGGHERVRGALLVAPTDADQGTTYAQFPGVRDLAPTPLEPLPFPALVVASENDPFATFERAQSFAESWGAEFVTAGQAGHLNVASGHGAWPDGEVLLSECLHAWTPPPITRF is encoded by the coding sequence ATGACCCCCACCCTCGTAATCGTGCCCGGATTGGGCGACAGCGGGCCAGGGCACTGGCAGACCCTCTGGGAGCGGCAGTTCGGGGCGGCGCGGGTGCGGCAGGACGACCCGGAGCAGCCCACACCGGAAGCCTGGAGTGCCCGGCTGCAGGAGGTCGTGGAGGCGACGCCCGGCGAACTGGTGCTGGTGGGGCATTCCTGCGGCGTGCTGACCATCGTCCACTGGGCGCGGCTCTATGGCGGGCACGAGCGGGTGAGGGGAGCGCTGCTGGTCGCTCCAACTGATGCAGACCAGGGCACCACCTACGCGCAGTTCCCCGGCGTACGCGACCTGGCTCCGACTCCGCTGGAGCCGCTGCCCTTTCCGGCCCTCGTGGTCGCCAGCGAGAATGACCCGTTCGCCACGTTCGAGCGGGCGCAGAGCTTCGCGGAATCCTGGGGCGCCGAGTTTGTCACGGCGGGGCAGGCCGGGCACCTCAACGTGGCAAGCGGGCATGGGGCGTGGCCCGACGGCGAGGTGCTGCTCTCCGAGTGTCTACACGCCTGGACCCCGCCGCCGATCACCCGCTTCTGA
- the ftsH gene encoding ATP-dependent zinc metalloprotease FtsH → MRRPRPHPAVPRLLLPLLLLAPLATPAQATRAAAPASGPQETRPGPSLPPARYTLNRLFEDAEAGRIRLLTLAGTGDASVYLNDQTRPVSLVVPTDAATQASTLTRLRQADVPLRVVTGGSPFAWVGSVLPLILTGLILLVLWRSLRGGAGGGNAAGNFGKSKAAVISEGQIKLTFADVAGCDEAKSDLQEVVDFLRHPERYHQLGARIPHGVLLVGPPGSGKTLLAKAVAGEARVPYFSISGSDFVEMFVGVGAARVRDLFEQARKSAPCIVFIDEIDAVGRKRGVNLQGGNDEREQTLNQLLVEMDGFASGQEVIILAATNRPDVLDAALLRPGRFDRQVVVDAPDVRGREMILRIHARKKPLDPSVDLGVIARRTAGMVGADLENLLNEAALGAARAGRSKIVMRDVEEARDRVLMGPERRSLVVREADRRVTAYHEVGHALAAQLLPHAQRVAKLTVVPRGRAAGYMMPDADDRLHVTRPALEDMVAVALAGRAAEEVVFGEITTGAQNDFQQATGLARRMVTEWGMSPRIGKVALAEGEGSFLGGGPQLVPMSEATAHTVDEEVRGIIEAAYARAVALLQTHLVRVHEVVEVLMRRETLSGEEFSTLLAGGTLDELPPAPLPPAPLPA, encoded by the coding sequence ATGCGCCGCCCCCGCCCGCACCCCGCCGTGCCCCGGCTGCTGCTGCCGCTGCTGCTGCTCGCGCCCCTGGCGACCCCCGCACAGGCGACCCGCGCGGCGGCTCCAGCCTCCGGCCCCCAGGAGACGCGGCCTGGCCCGTCCCTGCCCCCCGCCCGCTACACGCTCAATCGCCTGTTCGAGGACGCGGAAGCCGGGCGAATCCGGCTGCTGACCCTGGCGGGCACCGGGGACGCCTCGGTGTACCTGAATGATCAGACGCGGCCCGTCTCGCTGGTGGTGCCGACCGACGCCGCGACCCAGGCCTCCACCCTGACCCGGCTGCGGCAGGCCGACGTGCCCCTGCGGGTCGTGACGGGCGGTTCGCCCTTCGCGTGGGTGGGGTCGGTGCTCCCGCTGATTCTGACCGGGCTGATCCTGCTGGTGCTGTGGCGCTCGCTGCGCGGCGGGGCGGGCGGAGGGAACGCGGCGGGGAACTTCGGGAAGTCAAAGGCGGCGGTGATCAGTGAGGGGCAGATCAAACTGACCTTTGCCGATGTCGCGGGCTGTGACGAGGCCAAGAGTGACCTGCAGGAAGTCGTCGACTTCCTGCGCCACCCCGAGCGCTACCACCAGCTCGGTGCCCGCATCCCCCACGGGGTGTTGCTGGTCGGTCCTCCCGGCTCCGGCAAGACCCTGCTCGCCAAGGCGGTCGCGGGCGAAGCCCGCGTCCCCTACTTCTCCATCTCCGGCTCCGACTTCGTCGAGATGTTCGTTGGCGTCGGCGCCGCCCGCGTCCGTGACCTCTTCGAACAGGCCCGCAAGTCCGCCCCCTGCATCGTCTTCATCGATGAGATCGATGCCGTGGGTCGCAAGCGTGGGGTCAACCTCCAGGGCGGCAACGACGAGCGGGAACAGACGTTGAATCAACTGCTCGTGGAGATGGACGGCTTCGCCTCGGGGCAGGAGGTCATCATCCTGGCGGCGACCAACCGCCCGGATGTGCTGGACGCCGCGCTGCTGCGTCCAGGACGCTTCGACCGTCAGGTGGTGGTGGACGCCCCCGATGTGCGGGGGCGGGAGATGATCCTGCGCATTCATGCCCGCAAGAAGCCTCTGGATCCCAGCGTGGACCTCGGCGTCATCGCCAGAAGGACGGCGGGGATGGTGGGGGCGGATCTGGAGAACCTGCTGAACGAGGCGGCGCTGGGGGCGGCGCGGGCAGGGCGGTCGAAGATCGTGATGCGGGATGTGGAAGAAGCGCGGGACCGGGTGCTGATGGGACCGGAGCGCCGCTCGCTGGTGGTGCGGGAAGCGGACCGGCGGGTGACGGCCTACCACGAGGTCGGTCACGCCCTCGCCGCTCAACTGCTGCCCCACGCCCAGCGGGTCGCCAAGCTCACCGTGGTGCCGCGTGGCCGGGCGGCGGGCTACATGATGCCCGACGCCGACGACCGCCTGCACGTCACCCGCCCCGCGCTGGAAGACATGGTCGCCGTGGCGCTCGCGGGCCGCGCCGCCGAGGAGGTCGTGTTCGGAGAGATCACGACAGGTGCCCAGAACGACTTCCAGCAGGCGACCGGCCTCGCCCGGCGAATGGTCACCGAGTGGGGCATGTCGCCGCGCATCGGCAAGGTGGCGCTGGCCGAGGGCGAGGGAAGCTTCCTGGGGGGCGGCCCGCAGCTCGTGCCCATGAGCGAGGCGACCGCGCACACGGTGGACGAGGAGGTCCGGGGCATCATCGAGGCGGCCTACGCCCGCGCCGTCGCCCTGCTGCAGACGCACCTGGTCCGCGTCCACGAGGTCGTCGAGGTGCTGATGCGCCGCGAGACGCTCAGCGGGGAGGAGTTCTCCACCCTGCTCGCGGGCGGCACGCTGGACGAGTTGCCCCCGGCCCCCCTCCCCCCCGCGCCGCTGCCCGCCTGA
- the trxA gene encoding thioredoxin, translating into MKPVELTDSNFQSETAQGLTLVDFWAPWCGPCRIIAPVIEELAGQYEGRVKVAKLNVDDNPSVSGQYRVMSIPTMILFKDGQPVEGMVGAQPKRAFEALLDKYAAASVTN; encoded by the coding sequence ATGAAGCCTGTGGAACTCACGGACAGCAACTTCCAGAGCGAGACCGCCCAGGGCCTGACCCTGGTGGACTTCTGGGCGCCCTGGTGCGGTCCCTGCCGCATCATCGCCCCGGTCATCGAGGAACTCGCCGGGCAGTACGAGGGCCGGGTCAAGGTTGCCAAGCTCAACGTGGACGACAACCCCAGCGTCTCCGGCCAGTACCGCGTGATGAGCATCCCCACCATGATCCTGTTCAAGGACGGCCAGCCTGTCGAGGGCATGGTCGGTGCCCAGCCTAAGCGGGCCTTCGAGGCGCTGCTCGACAAGTACGCGGCGGCCAGCGTCACGAACTGA
- the rpsK gene encoding 30S ribosomal protein S11: protein MAKTTKGKTPRRARRNISAGRAYVHASYNNTIVTITDLDGNSVAWSSGGTIGYKGSKKGTPYAAQLAAADAVKKAQQTFGMNIVDVIVRGTGSGREQAIRAIQASGIEVKSIMDDSPVPHNGCRPKKKFRA from the coding sequence ATGGCGAAGACCACCAAGGGCAAGACCCCCCGCCGCGCCCGGCGCAACATCAGCGCGGGCCGCGCGTACGTGCACGCGAGCTACAACAACACCATCGTGACCATCACCGACCTCGACGGCAACTCCGTCGCGTGGTCCTCGGGCGGCACGATCGGCTACAAGGGCAGCAAGAAGGGCACGCCCTACGCGGCCCAGCTCGCCGCTGCTGACGCCGTGAAGAAGGCGCAGCAGACCTTCGGCATGAACATCGTGGACGTCATCGTGCGCGGCACCGGTTCGGGCCGCGAGCAGGCGATCCGCGCCATTCAGGCCTCCGGCATCGAAGTGAAGTCCATCATGGACGACAGCCCCGTGCCCCACAACGGCTGCCGCCCCAAGAAGAAGTTCCGCGCCTAA
- the rplQ gene encoding 50S ribosomal protein L17: MRHGKAGRKLNRNSSARTALARAQATALLREGRIQTTLTKAKELRPYVEKLITTAKGGDLHARRLVARDIHDTAVVRKVMDEVAPKYADRPGGYTRILRVGTRRGDGVTMALIELV; encoded by the coding sequence ATGCGTCACGGTAAAGCCGGTCGCAAGCTCAACCGCAACAGCAGCGCCCGCACCGCCCTGGCCCGCGCCCAGGCGACGGCGCTGCTGCGTGAGGGCCGCATCCAGACGACCCTCACCAAGGCCAAGGAGCTGCGCCCCTACGTCGAGAAGCTGATCACCACCGCCAAGGGTGGGGACCTGCACGCCCGCCGCCTCGTCGCCCGCGACATCCACGACACCGCTGTGGTCCGCAAGGTCATGGACGAGGTCGCCCCCAAGTACGCCGACCGTCCCGGTGGCTACACCCGCATCCTGCGCGTGGGCACCCGTCGCGGCGACGGCGTCACGATGGCCCTGATCGAACTCGTCTGA
- a CDS encoding mechanosensitive ion channel family protein, with translation MLNELAFQFQKPQVWLGLGLTLVVAYALYRFGRTVLRALESHAAPRLVSGLGWLWTAVVALGWLAVATRVAYLPSVPVLFDLGGDIVEGFRHTAGQVLVIVALSLIGWNLIGTLTSRIVAEEEFNRRTVRVQTLRGVVDSTLKVALVILALIAGLQALGVNATSLLAGVSVLGLAVGFGAQSLIKDVFTGFFILLEDQYGVGDVITVNTGQLSGTVERLNLRLTALRALDGTVHIIPNGQIQTVSVSSKDWSRVVATVDVTYGADIDEALRVLERVSRELYADPAWAASFLEEPEIQGVTRLAPDGVTLRALYKVQPKGQYALGREFNRRIKIAMDEAGIEIPAPQRSLSFGSTPLEIKVAGGAPISDPRREQNRTQPPVPPSRMRDPEDEEI, from the coding sequence CTGCTGAACGAACTCGCCTTTCAATTTCAGAAGCCCCAGGTCTGGCTCGGCCTGGGGCTGACCCTGGTGGTGGCATACGCGCTCTACCGCTTCGGACGGACCGTGCTGCGGGCGCTGGAGAGTCATGCCGCCCCCCGGTTGGTGTCGGGGCTGGGCTGGCTGTGGACCGCCGTGGTGGCGCTGGGGTGGCTGGCGGTCGCCACACGGGTGGCCTACCTCCCCAGCGTGCCCGTGCTGTTCGACCTCGGCGGGGACATCGTGGAGGGCTTCCGGCACACCGCCGGGCAGGTCCTCGTGATCGTGGCACTGTCCCTGATCGGCTGGAACCTGATCGGCACCCTGACCTCGCGCATCGTGGCGGAGGAAGAATTCAACCGCCGCACCGTGCGGGTGCAGACCCTGCGGGGGGTGGTGGACAGCACCCTCAAGGTCGCGCTGGTGATTCTCGCCCTGATCGCCGGATTGCAGGCGCTGGGGGTCAACGCGACCAGCCTGCTGGCGGGCGTGTCGGTGCTGGGCCTCGCGGTGGGCTTCGGCGCCCAGAGCCTGATCAAGGACGTGTTCACCGGCTTTTTCATCCTGCTCGAAGACCAGTACGGGGTGGGCGACGTGATCACCGTCAATACCGGGCAGCTCTCGGGCACGGTTGAGCGGCTCAACCTGCGGCTGACGGCCCTGCGGGCGCTCGACGGCACCGTGCACATCATTCCCAACGGACAGATTCAGACGGTCAGCGTGAGCAGCAAGGACTGGTCGCGGGTGGTCGCCACGGTGGACGTGACCTACGGCGCGGATATCGACGAGGCGCTGCGGGTGCTGGAGCGGGTCAGCCGCGAACTGTACGCGGACCCGGCGTGGGCGGCGTCCTTTCTGGAGGAACCCGAGATTCAGGGCGTGACCCGCCTCGCCCCCGACGGCGTGACCCTGCGGGCGCTGTACAAGGTGCAGCCCAAGGGCCAGTACGCCCTGGGCCGCGAGTTCAACCGCCGCATCAAGATCGCCATGGATGAGGCGGGCATCGAGATTCCGGCCCCGCAGCGCAGCCTGAGCTTCGGCTCGACCCCGCTGGAAATCAAGGTGGCGGGGGGTGCCCCTATCTCCGACCCCCGCCGCGAGCAGAACCGCACCCAGCCCCCGGTCCCGCCCTCCCGGATGCGCGACCCGGAGGACGAGGAGATCTGA
- the rpsD gene encoding 30S ribosomal protein S4, with the protein MGRFRGSITKLSRREGINLAETEKVQKYLDRRPYAPGQHGQRRGRGRPSDYSVRLREKQKLARLYGMNEKQFRNLFEEAANVPGVTGTVFLQLLERRLDNVVFRMGFASTRRQARQFVGHGHVLVNGKRVDIPSYRVKIGDEITVSEKSRSMGFIQENMEAQKRRRVSPWIELNPETFSGTFVRLPAREDLALPINENFIIEYYSR; encoded by the coding sequence ATGGGTCGTTTCCGTGGTTCCATTACCAAGCTCAGCCGCCGCGAGGGCATTAACCTCGCGGAGACCGAGAAAGTCCAGAAGTACCTCGACCGGCGTCCCTACGCGCCCGGTCAGCACGGGCAGCGCCGGGGTCGTGGCCGCCCCAGCGACTACAGCGTGCGCCTGCGTGAAAAGCAGAAGCTTGCCCGGCTGTACGGCATGAACGAAAAGCAGTTCCGCAACCTCTTCGAGGAGGCGGCGAACGTGCCCGGCGTGACCGGCACGGTGTTCCTGCAACTGCTCGAACGCCGCCTGGACAACGTCGTCTTCCGCATGGGCTTTGCCAGCACCCGCCGCCAGGCCCGGCAGTTTGTCGGCCACGGGCACGTGCTCGTCAACGGCAAGCGGGTGGATATTCCCAGCTACCGGGTCAAGATCGGCGACGAGATCACCGTTTCCGAGAAGAGCCGTTCCATGGGCTTTATTCAGGAGAACATGGAGGCGCAAAAGCGCCGCCGCGTCAGCCCCTGGATCGAACTGAACCCCGAGACCTTCAGCGGCACCTTCGTGCGCCTCCCCGCGCGTGAAGACCTCGCCCTGCCCATCAACGAGAACTTCATCATCGAGTACTACTCGCGCTAA